CACCACCGCCGACGAAGCCCGCGTGGTCTACCGCTGGTTGACCACCGGCGGCACCCGCATGGTCCGCTGCTCGACGCCCTGGAACGAGCCCGCGAGCGCCGCCGGCTCCTGGCAGACCTGGCTCGACAAGGCCATCAACGGCCGGACTCCCTACGCCGCCATCGACTGACTCAGGCGGTCATGTCCAGGGACGCGACGACCTTGGTCGGGCGGATGCGGACCACCAGCTCGCCCGGCACCCCGTTGCGGCGGCCGAACTCCTCCGCCCGGTCCTGCCCCATGTAGCGGCCGCCGATGCGGGTGGCGGTGCGCACCAGATCCGCCGGGTCCTCCGAGATCTCCGCGATGCCCTGCACCTGGACGAAGGCGAACGGCGGCTCGGGCAGGTCCGCGCAGAGCACCACCCGCGGATCGCGGGCGATGGCCCGGCCCTTCGCGGTGTCCTTGCCGGTGTTGAACACGATCTCGTCGCCCTCCAGCACGAACCACACCGGTGCCACCAGCGGGCGCCCGTCGGCCGCGGTGAAGCCGATCATGCCGGTGCGGGTGCCCGCTTCGAGGAAGGCGCGAACTTCCGGATCGTCGATCGAAGTCATGCCGCCAACGTAGGGGGCCGCCCCGACACCCGCGCAGCGAAGAGGCCCGGCACCCCGCCAGGGGTACCGGGCCTCGTTCGGTGACAGCGGCTAGTGCCTCACTCGGTGGGCTGCTGCGGCTTGCCTGCCGTGAGCTCGCGCTCCTCGGCCGCCAGGTCGCTCGCGGCGCTCTCGTGCCGCGCCCGCTCCAGAGCGGTGGTCTCGTCCACCGGGTCCGGGCGGAGCAGGCTGCCCTCGACCGGGCTGCCCGCGGCGCCGAGCTTGTTCATCTTCTTCGGCACCGGAGCGCCCTGGTAGGGCAGCGGCTCCGGGTGGCCGTGGTCGTCCACCGGGCCGAGCGGCTGGTGGACCTCGATGAACTC
This portion of the Saccharopolyspora antimicrobica genome encodes:
- a CDS encoding PPOX class F420-dependent oxidoreductase, with protein sequence MTSIDDPEVRAFLEAGTRTGMIGFTAADGRPLVAPVWFVLEGDEIVFNTGKDTAKGRAIARDPRVVLCADLPEPPFAFVQVQGIAEISEDPADLVRTATRIGGRYMGQDRAEEFGRRNGVPGELVVRIRPTKVVASLDMTA